In Castanea sativa cultivar Marrone di Chiusa Pesio chromosome 6, ASM4071231v1, a single window of DNA contains:
- the LOC142638341 gene encoding uncharacterized protein LOC142638341, with translation MLTSVASTIATPPQLAPVRTYGLRVEGIKQTGSDLGRVCMQFQPLDYRRGRFQIASSGASLSHFDRRTPIMRSIGMSVICAAASNARCAAATSEQTQTVTKKSPTIASIPGKEMSPRLDDGGTGFPPYDRGGGGGGGGGGDIPSGGWILFGFLGVLDFLKDKEIKWRNQDDR, from the exons ATGTTAACTTCGGTTGCGAGTACCATTGCTACACCACCCCAATTGGCACCAG TGAGAACATATGGTCTGCGCGTGGAGGGAATTAAGCAAACTGGATCTGATCTAGGGAGGGTTTGCATGCAGTTTCAACCTTTAGATTATAGAAGAGGACGTTTTCAGATTGCTAGTTCTGGAGCCAGTCTTTCACATTTTGATAGAAGAACGCCCATCATGCGTTCCATTGGAATGTCTGTTATATGTGCAGCTGCCTCG AATGCGAGATGTGCTGCTGCTACTTCGGAGCAAACCCAGACTGTTACAAAGAAGTCTCCAACAATTGCTTCTATTCCTG GCAAGGAGATGTCACCAAGACTTGATGATGGTGGCACTGGTTTTCCTCCATATGATCGTGGTGggggcggcggcggcggcggcggtggAGACATTCCATCGGGTGGATGGATCCTCTTTGGTTTTCTCGGTGTCCTTGACTTTCTGAAGGATAAAGAAATCAAGTGGCGTAATCAGGATGATAGGTGA
- the LOC142638843 gene encoding pentatricopeptide repeat-containing protein At3g14730 — MNLRTILCVSRIHKPCCLSLHFSSSASKSNPELSDDSSYSLSTCVASLQGCAHHKNLSKGKQLHSYMLTNAFLNSPVSTTSLINMYSKCNRMKDAVLVFNHQAHHCNVFAYNAIISGFVSNGLAEDGFEFYKRMRVLDVRPDKFTFPCVIKACCDIVEVLEVRKIHGLLFKLGLEVDVFIGSALVNNYLKFGLIVEAQEVFEKLPVRDVALWNALVNGYAQIGRLDEVLEVFKRMGVEGVVPNRFTVTGVLSVLALMEEFNNGRAIHGFAMKMGYVSGVAVSNALIDMYGKCMHIGDALEIFETINEKDIFSWNSIISVHGQCGDYDVTLRLFDRMLGAGVKPDLVTITAVLPACSNLVALMHGRQIHGYMIGNGLGKDGNHKDTDDVLVNNAIMDMYAKCGSMRDAHSVFCKMRNKDVASWNIMIMGYGMQGHGDEALDVFSRMCEAQIKPDGVTFIGVLSACSHAGLVRHGRELLTLMKSKYGVDPTIEHYACVIDMLGRAGQLEEAYELAQAMPIEANPVVWRTLLAACRLHGNADLADIVVRQVLKLEPEHCGNYVLMSNIYGVSGRYEDVLDIRQAMRQQNVKNAPGCSWIELKNGVRTFITRDMTHPETNLIYVTLNSLTVRLHEYGYVPNL; from the coding sequence atgaatctAAGGACCATCTTATGCGTATCAAGAATCCACAAACCTTGTTGTTTGTCTCTTCACTTCTCTTCCTCAGCTTCAAAATCCAATCCCGAACTTTCTGATGACTCAAGTTACAGCCTTTCCACCTGCGTTGCCTCTTTACAAGGCTGTGCCCACCACAAGAATCTCAGCAAAGGCAAACAACTCCACTCTTACATGCTCACCAATGCCTTTCTCAACTCTCCCGTGTCCACCACCAGCCTTATCAACATGTACTCAAAATGCAACCGAATGAAAGATGCGGTTTTGGTGTTCAATCACCAAGCCCATCATTGCAATGTGTTTGCCTATAACGCAATCATTTCTGGGTTTGTTTCAAATGGGCTTGCGGAAGATGGGTTTGAGTTTTATAAGCGTATGAGGGTGTTGGATGTTAGGCCAGACAAGTTTACTTTTCCTTGTGTGATCAAAGCTTGTTGTGATATTGTGGAGGTTTTGGAGGTTAGGAAGATTCATGGGCTGTTGTTTAAACTTGGGTTGGAGGTGGATGTGTTTATTGGCAGTGCTTTGGTTAATAACTATTTGAAATTTGGGTTGATTGTAGAGGCACAAGAGGTGTTTGAGAAATTGCCTGTGAGGGATGTTGCGCTTTGGAATGCGCTGGTTAATGGTTATGCGCAAATTGGGAGGTTGGATGAGGTTTTGGAGGTTTTTAAGAGAATGGGTGTAGAAGGAGTTGTTCCTAATAGATTTACGGTTACCGGGGTGTTATCGGTTTTAGCTTTGATGGAGGAGTTTAACAATGGGAGAGCAATTCATGGGTTTGCGATGAAAATGGGGTATGTTTCAGGTGTCGCAGTTTCCAATGCCTTGATTGATATGTATGGAAAATGCATGCATATTGGAGATGCTTTGGAAATTTTTGAGACGATAAATGAAAAAGATATATTTTCATGGAATTCAATCATATCTGTTCATGGACAATGCGGTGATTATGATGTTACTTTAAGACTTTTTGATAGGATGTTAGGTGCTGGAGTTAAGCCTGATTTGGTTACTATCACAGCAGTCCTTCCTGCTTGCTCTAATCTGGTTGCACTGATGCATGGAAGACAGATTCATGGGTATATGATAGGCAATGGGTTGGGGAAGGATGGCAATCATAAAGATACTGATGATGTGCTAGTGAACAATGCTATTATGGACATGTATGCAAAATGTGGCAGTATGAGAGATGCTCATTCAGTTTTTTGTAAGATGAGAAATAAAGATGTGGCCTCATGGAACATCATGATCATGGGATATGGCATGCAAGGTCATGGTGATGAGGCTTTGGATGTGTTTTCTCGTATGTGTGAGGCACAAATTAAGCCTGATGGTGTCACATTTATTGGGGTATTGTCTGCATGCAGCCATGCAGGCCTCGTGAGACATGGGCGTGAGTTATTGACGCTGATGAAGTCAAAATATGGTGTGGATCCAACTATTGAGCATTATGCCTGTGTGATTGACATGCTTGGTCGAGCTGGGCAGCTTGAGGAAGCTTATGAATTGGCACAAGCAATGCCTATTGAGGCCAATCCAGTGGTATGGAGGACTTTGTTAGCAGCATGTCGGCTCCATGGTAATGCTGATCTTGCTGACATTGTTGTACGACAGGTTCTTAAACTTGAACCAGAGCATTGTGGAAATTACGTACTAATGTCAAATATTTATGGAGTAAGTGGTCGATATGAAGATGTATTAGATATTAGACAGGCAATGAGGCAACAAAATGTGAAGAATGCACCAGGGTGTAGTTGGATTGAGCTCAAGAATGGTGTGCGTACTTTTATTACGCGTGATATGACCCATCCTGAAACCAACCTTATTTATGTAACTTTAAATTCATTGACTGTGCGTCTGCATGAGTATGGTTATGTGCCTAATCTCTAA
- the LOC142638531 gene encoding GCN5-related N-acetyltransferase 8-like — translation MAAAAPPPAPTPAATALPDPTPIGHPLFTRIRLATASDVPHIHKLIHQLANFEHLAHHCSATEASLSSTLFTSPPFQSFTVFILELSQTPFPPQLHTHSALFSPITQTITLDLPIDDPEIETFKSNDKDCGFDVVVGGFALFFPNYSTFLGKPGFYVEDLFVRECYRRKGFGKMLLSAVAAQAVKMGYGRVEWTVLDWNVKAIKFYEEMGAKVLQDWRICRLTDEALQAYANPAAI, via the coding sequence ATGGCCGCAGCTGCACCACCACCAGCGCCAACCCCAGCTGCCACAGCACTACCAGACCCAACACCAATAGGACACCCTCTCTTTACACGCATCCGTCTCGCCACCGCATCGGACGTCCCTCACATCCACAAGCTCATCCACCAGCTCGCTAACTTCGAACACCTTGCCCACCACTGCTCCGCCACTGAAGCCTCCCTCTCCTCCACACTCTTCACTTCCCCACCTTTCCAATCCTTCACTGTCTTCATCCTAGAACTCTCCCAAACCCCATTCCCTCCCCAACTCCACACACACTCAGCTCTCTTCTCCCCCATTACCCAAACCATCACTCTCGACCTCCCCATCGATGACCCAGAAATCGAAACCTTTAAATCCAATGATAAAGATTGTGGCTTTGACGTTGTGGTTGGTgggtttgctttgttttttccGAACTACTCAACTTTCTTGGGGAAACCAGGGTTTTACGTGGAGGACTTGTTCGTGAGAGAGTGTTATAGGAGGAAAGGGTTTGGGAAGATGCTACTCTCAGCTGTGGCTGCTCAAGCTGTGAAGATGGGGTATGGGAGAGTGGAGTGGACGGTGCTTGATTGGAATGTGAAAGCTATAAAGTTCTATGAGGAAATGGGTGCTAAGGTCTTGCAAGATTGGAGGATTTGCAGGCTTACTGATGAGGCTCTCCAAGCTTATGCCAATCCTGCTGCTATCTAA
- the LOC142638523 gene encoding GCN5-related N-acetyltransferase 8-like, with amino-acid sequence MAAAAAPPPAPTPAATALPNPTPTGLPLFSRVRLATPSDIPHIHKLIHQMAVFERLTHLFSATEASLSSTLFTSPPFQSFTIFILELSQAPFPPSPSPPLFFSPITQTTTLDLPIDDPEGETFKSNDKDCGFDVVVGGFVLFFPNYSTFLGKPGFYVEDLFVRECYRRKGFGKMLLSAVAAQAVKMGYGRVEWVVLDWNVNAIKFYEDMGAKVLQEWRICRLTGEALQAYANPAI; translated from the coding sequence ATGGCCGCCGCCGCCGCACCACCACCAGCACCAACCCCAGCAGCCACCGCACTTCCAAACCCAACACCAACAGGCCTCCCACTCTTCTCCCGTGTCCGCCTTGCCACCCCATCGGACATCCCTCACATCCACAAACTCATCCACCAAATGGCCGTCTTTGAACGCCTCACCCACCTCTTCTCCGCCACAGAAGCCTCCCTCTCCTCCACGCTCTTCACTTCCCCACCTTTCCAATCCTTCACCATCTTCATCCTCGAACTCTCCCAAGCCCCTTTCCCACCTTCTCCATCTCCTCCTCTCTTCTTCTCCCCCATTACTCAGACCACCACTCTCGACCTCCCCATCGATGACCCAGAAGGCGAAACCTTCAAATCCAACGATAAGGATTGCGGCTTTGACGTTGTGGTTGgtgggtttgttttgttttttccaaaCTACTCGACATTCCTGGGGAAACCAGGGTTTTATGTGGAGGACTTGTTTGTGAGGGAGTGTTATAGGAGGAAAGGGTTTGGGAAGATGCTACTCTCAGCTGTGGCTGCTCAAGCTGTGAAGATGGGGTATGGGAGAGTGGAGTGGGTGGTGCTTGATTGGAATGTGAATGCTATTAAGTTCTATGAGGACATGGGTGCTAAGGTCTTGCAAGAATGGAGGATTTGTAGGCTCACTGGTGAGGCTCTCCAAGCTTATGCCAATCCTGCTAtttaa